Below is a genomic region from Erigeron canadensis isolate Cc75 chromosome 7, C_canadensis_v1, whole genome shotgun sequence.
TAGAAACTACTTGACCATTACGGCATTACTAGATCGAGTTTCCAAACATTCCTTCTTTTGGGGCGTCTGACAATCTCATATCAATGAATACGTAGTGAACGTTGAAAAAATTAagaactaaaaatataaaaacttgaATGAACTATGAAGATCGGTGTACATACCTCAACTCAAAAACCCACTCATTGTACAAACTTTTGTAACTATTTATCAATGCAGTAATTTCTTTCTGATGCTTCTGCTCAATGTTAGACACCTCAGCTCGAAGATCCTGCATTGCAAATTATTACAGGTATTAATATATGCTCATTCTTTTTCGTAAACCAACTACTCCTTAACTTTCAAATACAAATAGTACTTCTTTTTATTCTGAAATGTGTCCTATAACTCCAACCGGCCCACGTCAGACTGCCAAACCTATGCAAGCTAAATCTAGCTCACTTAGCAGCCAGCTCCCACTCAACCAATCCAAATATACCGACGACTTTTCCTGATAGAGTAGGTTCCTCATTGGCTCCGCTGAGGATTTAACCGGCATATTTCACAAATTCCCCAATTTCCAAAACCAACTAGGCTACAAAGCCGGCATCTTTTTACTCCTAAATTTATATACATgcttctatatatatgtaaaaaaaactaaagtccTAAACTTTTTATGATACCAAacatcattatatatttatatcgaTTCATCATTATCAAATTTCCAACAACTTTTTGTAACTTGAGTTATGATATTTATGGGTTAACTTCCTAGAATGCCCATTTACTTATTCATTTGTCCCTTCCAGACCGTAGACATTCGAAACTAAGTTCCGTCCAATCGTATGATAAAAAGATGATTTTGTGTCCTTTTCAAGTCATTAGAAAAAGAGTTTTTTCCAATCATCTTACAAAACTGTTAAATTAATAACCATTTTTGAatgtttttaatcatttaaaaatacacataaaagaaatccatcttttgatgggtatTCTAAGAATCTAATATTAATACAACAATAATAAACCAATATTTATAATCCaacaaataaatttaaaaaaaaattaaaaaaaaaaaagaaagaaaacctGTTCATCAAGGAGATCGATATCAGAAAGCTTGTGAGCAGATTTTTTGGATGATTTTCCAGATTCTTTTGCCAAAAAATAATTTCTTGAGAATTCATGTTCTTCTTCATCTATTTCATTTTCATCcattttctttattctttttttattattattatattattcttgtctttgaaaaaaatcaaaattttatatatagaatctGCAATCagaataaatataaagaaataGTTGTTAAAATAAGGAAAGTGATAGTTGTTTCTTACTTTTAGCCCTAATTAGTTTCCCGCCATTGTTTATATTCTTTCGGTTTCCCTCCAACCATTTGGGCTTTAACTTAAACCCGGTCCGAAAATTAATGTACGACTTGGATAATATGAAGGTTGTTAGGCCCAAAAATAAAGGAAATACAAACAGAAACAAAAAGATATATTCGAAATTGGATTGTCACATCCTTTATctaatatgtataattttataaaaatgatctaaatacataatttaaacGTTCAAATTCTTAAAGAATGTGAGGCTAAATATATACAGGATTACAGGTAATGGAACAAAAAAGTCGTCAATTATAGACATAtgattatgttatgtaatgaactattcggatgtttattgtatataataaactttgaatTCTCGGTTTTTAATGTACCTGGCCAATCATAAAATTTCAAGCCATAATTATTTGTGAATAGTTCACGCAACATATCATTTgaattatattgttttgatgtttGACGTCAGCTACTAAAGTTTGTATGagatttgtataaatttttaacGACCAGCAAACTATTTTGATGCTTTGTACAAAATGACCAATTGACGAAAGGTCACTGCTTAGCTGACCAATTCAATCGTAACCATATGGAGTACTTAAGCCCCAAGTTGCTCTAGATATGGGAAACCCAACAAACTACCCGCCCTTATTGGTAAAATCCGCGTGGCTCGAGAATAAAATCCTAGTTTCCAAAAAAGAAGGTCACTTATAATTGGCATTCGCGCCAATGAAGCTAAGCCAAATTGATTGTACAAAATGTTTGTAGAAAAGCCAAGTAAAACAAGAgacttgtttttaattttatgttttcgtggttacaaattacaatatatattgaCAAACCCAACATATGCGCAGAAGTTGATTTCAATTCGCTTCTTACTCAGAATTGCAAAAGGTTTTTACAACTAATAATTTACGCCATACCAAATGTACTTTTATTCTTTATTGCTGCTTACTTTTTAGAGTCTCAAAACCAATTACTACATATGCATCACCATGATCGGATATAGAATAACAAATGTTCTAACTTATATAGGTaccaaacaaattaatatactCACCACACATACGCAATAAAAAGCAGTATGACGGATTGAAAACGAGCTACTTGTTTTTGAGTGAATGACGGATTGAAAACAAGCTACTTCGATACATGAGAAAATCTGTTGCGAATCCGTACACCTGATCAACGAGGTTGATTCCATATGCGAGACCACTTTTCCATCCGTAAACAAACAATTGTTTTCGTCGATTGTCAGTCATCAATAGATCCCCTTCTTTGTTCCAAACACCAAGAACCCTTATGATGCCACGAGGAAGAGGCGGTTTTTGATAAAATCTGACAATAGATTTTCCATTCTTTTTGCATCAATACCCACACCTCTACGCCACGGTCGACAATGTTATACACATACCCAACTTCACCATCTAGATCAACCAATTGCTCGGTATTCAAACATCGTTTTCTTGGTGGATTAATTAACCCGAATTCTTCTTTTCTTAAATCAAAACATACTACTAATCTTCCTTTGTCATTTGGAAAATTATTAAGAAAAGTAGTACTAATTAACCAATGCAAACATCCATTAGCAAATATACCTTCACCGGTTATGGGATAAGCCGGGACTCGAGAAATTTCTCTCCAAGAAGTCGTACCCAAGACATGTACCATGGTACGTAGATCCTCCTTGACCACCACATTAAGGTTTGGTTGCCTGTTGCCTTGTTCTCGAGCCACTACGCATACcatcttaaaaatgttgttAGAATCATCAAAACCAAGCCCACATGAGTCTAGTGGGCTGAATCTTGACACAAAAGCCCAAATCTTGATGGGTGGAAGCTCGTAAAATTGTTTCCTTAATGGATGTATCACAAGCAAAGTAGTGCCATCACTATGATCTTTTGATGAATAGATTAGACCATTGCAAGAACCTATAATTATTCCTGTAGGAAATGTAGAATACCATTCCTTACATGGAAAATCCATAGTTAAGTTCTTATTACTAGCCTCTAGGGCATAATAATTAGTACTTGCTTCTTTAGCTTCAACGATACGCAAAAAACTTAGCTTGCACGGCGGGTTAGTAGTAGTAGATGATGAAAATTGGCGAAACATGATTAGCATTGGATCTATTGATGCTCGTTTGGCGTGCATCTTTTGAAGGGAAGAATCGTCCATGTAGTCGAACCATACCTTGCTCACACACTGGAAACGAGCCAAAGATTTCAACGGTAGTCTCGAGAAGATGTCGTAGATGTTGTCCCGCGGCACCTCAGCAACGATTGCCCTCTTTGAAGGTTGTTGTAGCTTCATGTTTGTTTAACTataaatcaaaaacttataaTGTTATAGTTGATGAATCTATCATTGATATACGAGTATAAGATTAGGACTTGTTCGATAAGCAAGACATAATATCAACTCGTGGCCAAATTCTAAGAATGTTTAAGTCTATGTATAAGGGGTCCACTTTTCTTTCTAAAAGTAATACTTACTTTTGAGGCGggtaattaaaacaaaaagtcaaaaatgcATCTAATAAAATGATTGATTCATATAATGTGTTTAAAAGAAccgaaatatatatttaaaagaagTTAATTTGAAGGAATGCTGATATGTAAAACTTCTAATCGATAAGACCACATTCCATAAGTTCGTTTTAGGCCCTGAAATCCATTCAGACATCCCTCTAACACACAAccgatgtttatatatagatttaactttaaaaaaaatgcataatcAATTTGTCTATATGTCCTTTCTGTTTGAAAAAACAActggataataataatactggTGTGAAACGAGACAATTAAGAAacaaatataatgtaataaattttaaagcttGTGCTCCAAAAAGGAACGGGCCTAAAAGGGCATTGTCATGGATGAAACTACATATATGCAAAAGGGTGCAATTAAACTAttgaaaatgttgaaatttactaaacaaaagtaaattaaatGTATGTTTAAACGTATAAGAGTaggtattttttaaaaaaatttttagcGTTGCATTTCACCATTTACATTAAAGCTTGGATCAGTGATAAACACTCTTGCCTctagagacagaggtcatgagttcgatcatcatcccatgcaaaggttgaaaGATCTTTTCTATCATTTATGTAGAAACTTAAAACAACCTCTCTATTTAGGTAGAGGTTCTTTCTTCACTGTTTACATTAGATCTAGCAACCAACAAATCACTATATCCTGCTTTTCAAGAGGCTCGAACTTGTGCTCCGAAGGGAAAAAAACCCAAATGAAAAAAAGCCCCTGACCATCCCTATCGGGGAGGAGATgggcataaattttttttacttttggctTTATTGCCTTAATATCAATTGCTACATagtacaatattttttttattttctgatcCGTTGTTATGTTATAAAGACAATGggttacaaacttacaataaACACAAGTACACAACCTGAAAAGGAAATtgtcaaatcaaaatatcttaacatgcaaaatgataaaaataaataaaataaagaaaaaaggaaagttATTAGTTCAAGAATTGTTTTGTTTATCTCTCAATAATTATAAACCAACATCctaaattcttttttaaaatagcCACAACCATTAGATgaaaaataagaacaaatatTAGCCATTAGATTGATTTGATGAtctcatttaccttttttaaattatctatatatatttacaatttactattattattattatcttaaatCGCAAGTAATTAACTAGTTATATATGAGTAATGtaatcttaaaaaatatataattacggCTAAATATATCTAACGATTTACATTCccactttattattaatttatttataaaattacatATCCAATAGATGTTCAATCTATAAACATGATGATTTATTGCAAATATCATATCAGATGCtttcaactatatatatttttcttttgaaaatagaTGCTTTCAACTCTATAGCAACATCTATATACCAAAGTGTAACTATATTTAATGCATAATGCAAattaataagttatatatatagttataatatttttaatatgtattgCAATATATCTAATCTGTATATTATAGATTTTAATCATGTGTCAAATACACGAATTTTACAACATTATCACTATAATAGTATATGGAACAAAAATATACTTATacgttaaaatgtaaaaatacttataaaatattgagatattcaaatgtaaatactgaATACTGAATAATATCAA
It encodes:
- the LOC122608902 gene encoding putative F-box protein At2g16220 is translated as MKLQQPSKRAIVAEVPRDNIYDIFSRLPLKSLARFQCVSKVWFDYMDDSSLQKMHAKRASIDPMLIMFRQFSSSTTTNPPCKLSFLRIVEAKEASTNYYALEASNKNLTMDFPCKEWYSTFPTGIIIGSCNGLIYSSKDHSDGTTLLVIHPLRKQFYELPPIKIWAFVSRFSPLDSCGLGFDDSNNIFKMVCVVAREQGNRQPNLNVVVKEDLRTMVHVLGTTSWREISRVPAYPITGEGIFANGCLHWLISTTFLNNFPNDKGRLVVCFDLRKEEFGLINPPRKRCLNTEQLVDLDGEVGYVYNIVDRGVEVWVLMQKEWKIYCQILSKTASSSWHHKGSWCLEQRRGSIDD